Genomic segment of Panicum virgatum strain AP13 chromosome 9N, P.virgatum_v5, whole genome shotgun sequence:
CTCCGGCTCACAAAATCAATGTTGTTCCAGCTTTAATATTTCCACCAGGTTGGAAAAACTTTTACAGCCTTGGTTTCACCGCAAATCAATCATACAAGATGCCTCCGCTCCTCACTGCAATATAACTAGCCTCTTCCATTCCTTGTATAGTCAGAAGTCATTACACTGGTGTTACATGTGTTTTACACAGCAGCCCCCGTACAACACCGGTTATGTGACCGCTTCTGGAGCTGAGTTGCAGTAAGGAGTGTGCAAGCAAATGAACCTATTCGACATCAAGCACACGGAGGCAAAGGCGATGCCAATCAGCAAACCCACGATGCTCTTCCGCATGTCCAACCGCAAGGACCGCCTGAAAACACGGCCAAAGCTGGGGATCAGAGCCCCACACGCGATCACCATCCAGTGGTCGAGCCCATCGTAGTCGATCCTCGCAAGGATCGCGCTGATGGCGGCACTAGGTCCTGCAACCCCGGTCAGAACAGCCGCTGCCAGGGCACCGCGCCAGCTATCTGTGGCACCAAAAACACAGCTTGCGACAGCCGCACCTCGTGGCAGACCATGGAGGGAGGCTGGAAGAACCATATAACGGCCAAGGCCATAAGCCTTGCGAGCCGCGACACCAAGTACAAGTCCTTCCGTGTATGCATGAATGAATACGGCACCGCATGAAAGGAGTGATTGCACTGTGAGGACACTAAGAGAGAAGCCGGAGGATGATGTAATGACATTGACGGAGGATTTCTTGCGATTAACCACCCTAAGGATGCTTGATGTGGCAACATGGTAGACAAGGGAACCACCAATGAGGAGAAAGAGTGTGGTAAAGAGACCCATTTTTGAGGACATGAGAAGCTGTACAGGTCTCCATGCTGCAAGACGGAAAGCAATGCCTGATGCCACACCAGTAAGTAGAGGGTGTGGCATGCTGAAGGCAAGAGAGAATGTGACAAGTATAATTCCTCCGATAAGTGGACCCAGTCCAAATACAAGTGATACCAAGAAACCTGATGCATCCTCCAGGCTGCAAGTTAAATCCATATCGTCAGCTGAGAGTTAACTTTTACCCACCTAAGACCACGAAAATGTTAATAGCAAACTTACTTGTTGCCATCAGTAAATCCCAGAAGCACAGTACTTAATGTTTCCATGAAAGCAACAGCAAGTGTTCCAGCAGAAGCAACTTGTGATGGAGTCGCTTCCTACACATAACAAGGGAAATGTCAAAACTGCTTTCTCAGCACATATATCAGCAGCTTCAGTCCTTCACAGTAAAGTGAATAGGAAATTCACCTTAAAAGCATCAGGAAGAACCTCTGCTATAACAATCCATATCATGCATCCCGCAGCAAAACCAGTACAAAAGGGGAGCACCTTCTGGAACGCATCGGCACAAAGGAAAGCAGGAACAGCAACAATTGGCTGGATTTACAATTGAAAACAGATCAACATCAGAGCAAAAGCAAATAATGTTTGCTACTAGAAGTGTGTGTTAAAACTGAATTAGACAGCGGTTGCACATAAAAGTGATGAATAATGTTGTGTTCAAGACATAATACTGAAAGAAAGCTAAACTTGGCCATGTTTCAGAAAGTAAAAGAAAGAGACAGTTGTGGCTCTCACTGGCCTCGGAATGACAACAGTAACTAGCTCCTGCTAGCCACCAATAATAATATAGAACAAAATAAGTAAAGAGATACTAATGTTTCATGATTGCTAATATTATATAATACAGAGATTACTAATACTACATAGAGATCTATAGTAAAAGTTTCTTAGTACTAACACTTATCTCACACAATTCTACTGTTACTTATCAGTTCGTCAGCTTGGAAAACTCTTACGAGTT
This window contains:
- the LOC120687378 gene encoding putative zinc transporter At3g08650; amino-acid sequence: MDTRAGAILVCLLFVLVRDVSAVAETEPGNARLVQEAPHRKLDGAGRQDGGRVGRVSVSTVAWSTLVMAAATGLGAVPFFFMELEAQWAGLCNGMAAGVMLAASFDLVQEGQVYGSGSWVVFGILSGGVFIWLCKKLLEQYGEVSMLDIKGADASKVILVVGIMTLHSFGEGSGVGVSFAGSKGFSQGLLVTIAIAVHNIPEGLAVSMVLSSRGVSPQKAMIWSIITSLPQPIVAVPAFLCADAFQKVLPFCTGFAAGCMIWIVIAEVLPDAFKEATPSQVASAGTLAVAFMETLSTVLLGFTDGNNLEDASGFLVSLVFGLGPLIGGIILVTFSLAFSMPHPLLTGVASGIAFRLAAWRPVQLLMSSKMGLFTTLFLLIGGSLVYHVATSSILRVVNRKKSSVNVITSSSGFSLSVLTVQSLLSCGAVFIHAYTEGLVLGVAARKAYGLGRYMVLPASLHGLPRGAAVASCVFGATDSWRGALAAAVLTGVAGPSAAISAILARIDYDGLDHWMVIACGALIPSFGRVFRRSLRLDMRKSIVGLLIGIAFASVCLMSNRFICLHTPYCNSAPEAVT